In Streptomyces asoensis, a single genomic region encodes these proteins:
- a CDS encoding pyridoxamine 5'-phosphate oxidase family protein, with protein sequence MQGTPQTTRAAAYTPTDRTIPTRSAQKASYDKELVHAILDEGYVCHLGFVRDGAPVVLPTLYGRVGETLYVHGSTGSRPLRMTGQADPGLPVCLTVTHVDGLVLARSAFHHSINYRSVVVHGTAYDVTDPQEKLAALDALVDHVVPGRAADSRPANKKELAATAVIRLDLNEVSAKTRTGGVNEEPEDLALPHWAGVVPLRKGYDAPLPDEFLAPGTALPDYLAVP encoded by the coding sequence ATGCAGGGGACCCCGCAGACGACACGGGCCGCCGCCTACACCCCGACCGACCGCACGATCCCGACCCGGTCCGCGCAGAAGGCGTCGTACGACAAGGAGCTGGTGCACGCGATACTCGACGAGGGCTACGTCTGCCACCTCGGCTTCGTCCGCGACGGGGCGCCGGTCGTGCTGCCGACGCTGTACGGCAGGGTCGGCGAGACGCTCTACGTGCACGGTTCCACGGGTTCGCGTCCGCTGCGCATGACGGGGCAGGCGGACCCGGGACTGCCGGTGTGCCTGACGGTGACGCACGTCGACGGTCTGGTGCTGGCCCGCTCGGCCTTCCACCACTCGATCAACTACCGCTCGGTCGTGGTCCACGGCACGGCGTACGACGTGACGGACCCGCAGGAGAAGCTCGCCGCGCTCGACGCCCTCGTCGACCATGTCGTACCGGGTCGTGCCGCCGACTCGCGCCCCGCGAACAAGAAGGAACTGGCGGCGACGGCGGTGATCCGCCTCGACCTGAACGAGGTGTCGGCCAAGACCCGTACCGGCGGGGTGAACGAGGAGCCCGAGGACCTGGCCCTCCCCCACTGGGCCGGAGTGGTCCCGCTGCGCAAGGGCTACGACGCGCCCCTCCCGGACGAGTTCCTCGCCCCCGGCACCGCGCTCCCCGACTACCTCGCGGTGCCGTGA
- a CDS encoding aminotransferase class I/II-fold pyridoxal phosphate-dependent enzyme, with product MLGEYRIEGRRAADISASIEAAVGAGHLEPGRLLPPMRELATELGVNPNTVAAAYRILRERGVIETDGRRGSRVRPKPATTGREFLRVEVPQGVRDAAAGNPDTALLPPLAPAFAWAVAQGDREPVLYGHAPVEPELARAARAELDADGVPGGPVAVASGSLDAIERVLAAHVRPGDTVAVEDPGWGSLLDLVPALGLRTAAVGVDDDGPLPEQVRRALEAGARALIVTDRAQNPTGAAVSAARARALRDVLREYPSTLLVEDDHGHGIVDLPLHPLAGVTRHWAFVRSVAKAYGPDLRFAVLAGDDVTLDRVRGRQRLGPGWVSRITQRAVVRLWADGVVDAAEVAGAYGRRRDALIAALAARGVEAHGRSGMNVWIPVTDETGAVARLLQAGWAVAPGARFRIEAPPGIRITVSALDPQEIGDLADTVASAIRVGDVRGYV from the coding sequence GTGCTAGGAGAATATCGGATCGAAGGCCGGCGTGCAGCCGACATTTCCGCGAGCATCGAGGCGGCGGTGGGTGCGGGGCACCTGGAGCCGGGCCGACTGCTGCCGCCGATGCGGGAGTTGGCGACGGAGCTCGGGGTGAACCCGAACACCGTCGCGGCCGCGTACCGGATCCTGCGGGAGCGCGGGGTGATCGAGACCGACGGCCGGCGGGGCAGCCGGGTGCGTCCGAAGCCCGCCACGACCGGACGCGAGTTCCTGCGGGTCGAGGTGCCGCAGGGCGTACGGGACGCTGCCGCGGGCAACCCGGACACGGCGCTGCTCCCACCGCTGGCGCCGGCGTTCGCGTGGGCCGTCGCGCAGGGCGACCGGGAGCCGGTCCTGTACGGGCACGCGCCCGTGGAGCCCGAGCTGGCGCGCGCGGCCAGGGCCGAGCTGGACGCGGACGGCGTGCCGGGCGGTCCCGTGGCCGTCGCCTCCGGCTCGCTGGACGCGATCGAACGCGTCCTCGCCGCGCATGTGAGACCCGGTGACACCGTGGCCGTCGAGGACCCCGGCTGGGGCTCCCTGCTGGACCTCGTCCCGGCGCTCGGGCTGCGTACGGCGGCGGTCGGCGTCGACGACGACGGCCCGCTGCCCGAGCAGGTGCGACGTGCCCTGGAGGCCGGGGCCCGGGCCCTGATCGTCACCGACCGGGCGCAGAACCCGACCGGTGCGGCGGTGAGCGCCGCACGCGCGCGTGCGCTGCGGGACGTCCTGCGGGAGTACCCCTCGACCCTGCTCGTGGAGGACGACCACGGTCACGGGATCGTCGATCTCCCGCTGCACCCCCTCGCGGGCGTCACCCGGCACTGGGCGTTCGTGCGCTCGGTGGCCAAGGCGTACGGGCCCGACCTGCGTTTCGCGGTCCTCGCCGGGGACGACGTCACGCTCGACCGGGTGCGCGGGCGGCAGCGGCTCGGCCCCGGCTGGGTCAGCCGGATCACCCAGCGGGCGGTGGTGCGCCTGTGGGCCGACGGCGTGGTGGACGCCGCGGAGGTGGCCGGTGCCTACGGGCGCAGGCGTGACGCCCTGATCGCCGCGCTTGCCGCGCGCGGGGTCGAGGCGCACGGGCGCAGCGGGATGAACGTATGGATCCCGGTGACCGACGAGACGGGGGCGGTGGCCCGGCTGCTCCAGGCGGGCTGGGCGGTCGCACCCGGGGCCCGCTTCCGCATCGAGGCGCCCCCCGGCATCCGGATCACCGTCTCCGCACTCGACCCCCAGGAGATCGGCGACCTGGCGGACACCGTCGCGTCCGCGATCCGCGTGGGAGACGTACGCGGCTACGTCTGA
- a CDS encoding DMT family transporter, translating into MTAVSAPARTSPQAPATPVRPRRALDWRLRFGALSLIWGFSFLLIKVGTGGYAPLQVTLGRLAFGTAMLLAAMAVKRERLPRGARTWAHLTVAAFLLNALPFSLFAYAELTIPSTLAGICNATSPLWGMALSVVALSEDRPTRLRVAGLGLGFLGVLTVLGAWQGFHGLDARGTTLALLASLSYPVGWIYLRRTLARTGSSALSMTGAQLLLATLQLAVVTPAFTSFPSHFPVVPLLATAALGALGTGLALLIQYGLVAEVGPTTAQMVTYFIPVIATAAGVAILGEPLSWSTPVGAAIVLAGAALTQARAKS; encoded by the coding sequence ATGACTGCTGTCAGCGCCCCCGCCCGGACCTCGCCGCAAGCTCCCGCCACTCCCGTCCGCCCCCGCCGCGCCCTCGACTGGCGGCTGCGCTTCGGTGCGCTGTCGCTGATCTGGGGCTTCAGCTTCCTGCTCATCAAGGTCGGCACCGGGGGCTACGCGCCGCTCCAGGTGACGCTGGGCCGGCTGGCCTTCGGGACGGCGATGCTGCTGGCCGCGATGGCGGTGAAGCGCGAGCGGCTGCCGCGCGGGGCACGTACATGGGCGCACCTGACGGTCGCCGCGTTCCTGCTCAACGCGCTGCCCTTCTCCCTGTTCGCCTACGCCGAGCTGACCATCCCCTCCACCCTGGCGGGCATCTGCAACGCGACCTCGCCGCTGTGGGGCATGGCCCTGTCCGTGGTGGCGCTCTCCGAGGACCGCCCGACCCGGCTGCGCGTCGCGGGCCTGGGCCTCGGCTTCCTGGGCGTGCTGACGGTCCTGGGCGCCTGGCAGGGCTTCCACGGCCTGGACGCCCGGGGCACCACCCTGGCCCTGCTGGCCTCGCTCAGCTACCCGGTCGGCTGGATCTACCTGCGCCGCACCCTGGCGCGCACGGGTTCGTCGGCGCTGTCCATGACGGGCGCGCAGCTTCTGCTGGCCACCCTGCAACTGGCGGTCGTCACGCCCGCGTTCACCTCGTTCCCGAGCCACTTCCCCGTCGTGCCGCTGCTCGCCACCGCCGCTCTGGGCGCTCTCGGCACGGGTCTCGCCCTGCTGATCCAGTACGGCCTGGTCGCCGAGGTCGGCCCGACGACGGCACAGATGGTCACGTACTTCATCCCGGTCATCGCGACGGCGGCGGGCGTAGCGATCCTGGGCGAGCCCCTGAGCTGGTCGACACCGGTGGGCGCGGCCATCGTCCTCGCGGGAGCCGCGCTGACCCAGGCCCGCGCCAAGTCCTGA
- a CDS encoding LysR family transcriptional regulator → MLNLERLRTLDALARHGSVSGAALGLHITTSAVSQQMAKLEREVGQQLLAKHGRGVRLTDAGRLLADHASRILSQVELARSDLEAQRGQVVGELRLSAFPTAARGLFPVALAELRKAHPGLRLRTCELEPERGIAGVVRGDLDLAVVLDWYNKPMPVPDGLVKAPILDDPADVAMPSGHPLADRDEVDLGEFAEDEWITWGEGEFCHEWLMFTLRSRGVEPIVGHRAAETHTQLGLVAAGLGVCIAPLLGRHPVPEGVVTVPLRQRVRRHVYVVWRADADRRPSIRAAVEALEAAGTSVGAAAGTSAGPAAG, encoded by the coding sequence ATGTTGAATCTGGAGCGCCTGCGCACCCTGGACGCCCTGGCCCGGCACGGCTCGGTCAGCGGCGCCGCCCTGGGTCTGCACATCACCACCTCGGCCGTCTCGCAGCAGATGGCCAAACTGGAGCGCGAGGTCGGGCAGCAACTCCTCGCCAAGCACGGCCGCGGCGTCCGGCTCACGGACGCGGGGCGGCTGCTGGCCGACCACGCGTCCCGGATCCTGTCGCAGGTCGAGCTCGCCCGGTCCGACCTGGAGGCGCAGCGCGGGCAGGTGGTGGGGGAGCTCCGGCTCTCCGCGTTCCCGACGGCGGCCCGCGGGCTCTTCCCCGTCGCGCTCGCCGAACTGCGCAAGGCGCACCCGGGACTGCGGCTGCGCACGTGCGAGCTGGAACCGGAGCGGGGCATCGCGGGCGTGGTGCGCGGCGACCTCGACCTGGCCGTCGTCCTGGACTGGTACAACAAGCCGATGCCGGTGCCGGACGGTCTCGTCAAGGCGCCCATCCTGGACGATCCGGCCGATGTCGCGATGCCCTCCGGGCACCCCCTGGCCGACCGTGACGAGGTGGACCTGGGCGAGTTCGCCGAGGACGAGTGGATCACCTGGGGCGAGGGCGAGTTCTGTCACGAGTGGCTGATGTTCACCCTGCGCTCACGGGGCGTCGAGCCCATCGTGGGACACCGGGCGGCCGAGACGCACACCCAACTCGGGCTGGTGGCCGCCGGACTGGGCGTGTGCATCGCGCCGCTGCTCGGCCGTCACCCGGTGCCGGAGGGCGTCGTCACGGTTCCCCTGCGGCAGCGGGTGCGCCGGCACGTCTACGTGGTCTGGCGCGCGGACGCCGACCGCCGCCCGTCGATCCGGGCGGCGGTGGAGGCGCTGGAGGCGGCGGGCACGTCGGTGGGTGCGGCGGCAGGAACGTCCGCAGGCCCGGCGGCGGGCTGA
- a CDS encoding pyridoxamine 5'-phosphate oxidase family protein: protein MTVTQRRGRKIMMSPGELDAFLSLQRTCRVATVSTDGAPHVSALWFLWDGTSLWLYSVVRSKRWADLNRDPRVAIVIDTGEEYDALRGVELSGVVEFVGESPRTGELCAELDAVETLFARKNFGLDAMPHDGRHAWVRLTPQKIVSWDFRKLGGA, encoded by the coding sequence ATGACCGTCACTCAGCGCCGGGGCCGGAAGATCATGATGTCGCCGGGTGAACTGGACGCGTTCCTCAGCCTCCAGCGCACCTGCCGGGTCGCGACCGTGTCCACCGACGGCGCACCCCACGTCAGCGCGTTGTGGTTCCTCTGGGACGGCACCTCGTTGTGGCTGTACTCCGTGGTGCGCAGCAAGCGGTGGGCGGACCTGAATCGTGATCCGCGGGTCGCGATCGTGATCGACACGGGCGAGGAGTACGACGCGCTGCGGGGCGTCGAGCTGTCCGGCGTCGTGGAGTTCGTGGGCGAGAGCCCGCGCACCGGTGAACTGTGCGCCGAACTCGACGCCGTGGAGACACTGTTCGCCCGCAAGAACTTCGGTCTCGACGCCATGCCGCACGACGGCCGGCACGCGTGGGTGCGGCTGACCCCGCAGAAGATCGTGTCCTGGGACTTCCGCAAGCTGGGCGGCGCATAG
- a CDS encoding cysteine hydrolase yields MPSYEQLSALLDPGSTVLITVECQQGVVGPGAALPELAREARDSGALANVARLVSAAHASEVQVLHAVAERRPDGRGANRNARLFRAAERLPVQQLPGTAATQIAPPVEVAERDLVVRRLHGLSPVQGTEVDALLRNLGCRTLVVTGVSANVAVPNTVFDAVNRGYTVVVPSDAIAGVPADYTPAMVRHTLALVATVATTDEVLACLRGTDRPTPAVRPA; encoded by the coding sequence ATGCCGTCGTACGAACAGCTCAGTGCCCTCCTCGACCCCGGGAGCACCGTACTGATCACGGTGGAGTGCCAGCAGGGCGTCGTCGGCCCCGGTGCCGCGCTGCCCGAACTGGCGCGCGAGGCACGGGACTCCGGAGCCCTCGCCAACGTCGCCCGGCTGGTGTCGGCGGCCCACGCGAGCGAGGTCCAAGTGCTGCACGCGGTGGCCGAGCGACGCCCCGACGGACGCGGCGCCAACCGCAACGCCCGGCTGTTCCGCGCCGCCGAACGGCTCCCCGTCCAGCAGCTCCCCGGCACCGCCGCGACGCAGATCGCACCCCCGGTCGAGGTCGCCGAACGGGACCTGGTGGTACGGCGGCTGCACGGACTCTCCCCCGTCCAGGGCACCGAGGTCGACGCCCTGCTGCGCAACCTGGGCTGCCGCACGCTGGTCGTGACCGGGGTCTCGGCCAACGTGGCGGTCCCCAACACCGTCTTCGACGCGGTCAACCGGGGCTACACCGTCGTCGTGCCGTCGGACGCCATCGCGGGGGTGCCTGCCGACTACACCCCGGCGATGGTCCGCCACACCCTCGCGTTGGTCGCCACGGTCGCGACCACGGACGAGGTGCTGGCCTGTCTGCGGGGAACCGACCGCCCGACGCCGGCGGTCAGGCCAGCGTGA
- a CDS encoding Rieske (2Fe-2S) protein, translated as MTSASIKSASGPARRAVVAAAGAAGLSVALTACGGSDDDASSSSDAAGTSGSTGSTGAASTGGGDNAAAGAALTKTADIPEGGGKVFESEKVVVTQPTAGTYKAFSAVCTHQGCAVKSIADGVINCPCHNSNFSITDGSVKSGPAQKSLPEVAIKVSGDSITLA; from the coding sequence ATGACCAGCGCATCGATCAAGTCCGCTTCGGGGCCCGCCCGCCGCGCCGTCGTGGCAGCCGCCGGAGCAGCGGGGCTCTCCGTCGCGCTGACCGCCTGCGGTGGCTCCGACGACGACGCGTCGAGTTCGTCCGACGCGGCCGGCACGTCGGGTTCCACCGGTTCCACGGGCGCCGCGAGCACCGGCGGCGGGGACAACGCCGCGGCCGGCGCCGCGCTCACCAAGACGGCCGACATCCCCGAGGGCGGCGGCAAGGTCTTCGAGTCCGAGAAGGTGGTCGTCACCCAGCCCACGGCGGGGACGTACAAGGCGTTCTCGGCCGTCTGCACCCACCAGGGCTGCGCGGTGAAGAGCATCGCCGACGGGGTGATCAACTGCCCCTGTCACAACAGCAACTTCTCGATCACCGACGGCAGCGTGAAGAGCGGTCCCGCCCAGAAGTCGCTGCCCGAGGTGGCGATCAAGGTCAGCGGGGACTCGATCACGCTGGCCTGA
- a CDS encoding HipA family kinase has translation MLKEVTATRFVTPLREGGSLPGLVEADDLGLYVMKFTGAGQGRKTLVAEVVCGELARALGLRVPRLVTVGLDIGLGLGEPDQQVQELLKSSAGTNLGMDFLSGALGFDPLAFPVSPEEAGRIVWFDALVNNVDRSWRNPNLLVHRGDLWLIDHGATMIWQHNWPTAETSAARPYDAGDHALAPFAPDVAAAAAELAPLVTADLLAEVTARIPGVWLADEPGFADPDALRRAYAAPLLARAAVIHDRIEGIK, from the coding sequence ATGCTCAAGGAAGTCACCGCGACCCGCTTCGTCACCCCCCTGCGCGAGGGCGGTTCCCTGCCGGGACTCGTCGAGGCCGACGACCTCGGTCTGTACGTCATGAAGTTCACCGGCGCGGGCCAGGGCCGCAAGACGCTCGTCGCGGAGGTCGTCTGCGGCGAACTGGCCCGCGCGCTCGGCCTGCGGGTGCCCCGCCTGGTGACCGTGGGGCTCGACATCGGGCTGGGACTCGGTGAACCGGACCAGCAGGTACAGGAGTTGCTGAAGTCCAGCGCCGGCACCAACCTCGGCATGGACTTCCTCTCGGGCGCCCTCGGCTTCGACCCGCTCGCCTTCCCGGTGAGTCCCGAGGAGGCGGGCCGGATCGTCTGGTTCGACGCGCTGGTGAACAACGTCGACCGGTCCTGGCGCAACCCCAACCTGCTGGTCCACCGCGGCGACCTGTGGCTCATCGACCACGGCGCCACCATGATCTGGCAGCACAACTGGCCCACCGCCGAGACCTCCGCGGCCCGCCCCTACGACGCCGGCGACCACGCCCTCGCCCCGTTCGCCCCGGACGTGGCGGCCGCCGCCGCGGAACTGGCACCGCTGGTCACCGCCGATCTCCTCGCGGAGGTCACCGCGCGGATCCCCGGCGTCTGGCTGGCGGACGAGCCGGGCTTCGCCGACCCGGACGCGCTCCGGCGCGCCTACGCGGCACCGCTGCTCGCCCGTGCCGCCGTCATCCACGACCGCATCGAGGGAATCAAGTGA
- a CDS encoding DUF3037 domain-containing protein yields MNERHIIRPGQGGDRDVFEYALLRVVPRVERGECINAGVLVYCRGQDYVGARTHLDEARLLALDPHADVAGVRAALRAVEGVCAGGSSAGQAARDDAGRRFRWLIAPRSTIVRPGPVHTGLTTDPAAETERLLELLVR; encoded by the coding sequence GTGAACGAGCGCCACATCATCAGGCCCGGCCAGGGCGGCGACCGGGACGTCTTCGAGTACGCCCTGCTGCGGGTCGTGCCGCGCGTCGAGCGCGGCGAGTGCATCAACGCGGGCGTGCTGGTCTACTGCCGCGGCCAGGACTACGTGGGCGCCCGCACCCATCTCGACGAGGCCCGACTGCTGGCGCTCGACCCGCACGCGGACGTGGCCGGGGTGCGGGCCGCCCTGCGGGCGGTCGAGGGCGTGTGCGCGGGAGGCTCCTCGGCAGGCCAGGCCGCCCGTGACGACGCCGGACGCCGTTTCCGCTGGCTGATCGCGCCGCGCTCGACGATCGTCCGGCCGGGCCCGGTGCACACGGGGCTCACCACCGATCCCGCCGCCGAGACGGAGCGGTTGCTGGAACTGCTGGTGAGGTAA